The Papaver somniferum cultivar HN1 chromosome 3, ASM357369v1, whole genome shotgun sequence genome includes a region encoding these proteins:
- the LOC113359840 gene encoding uncharacterized protein LOC113359840, whose product MLEYPNLFWTPCGAHCVQMMLEELGDKLIRIKTAVILGKRLVTYIYAHFQVLCLMRELTREDLHRSTKTRFATQYYTLKSLQKYKTPLQMVFVNDRWAKTRFSKETLGINALKIVTSSTFWEDVDYACSVLKPLVKVVRLVDIERKPTMPSFYDAMRIARNQLEEKFSEDDDTWGVIKACFEKRWKNNFNHALHCAAYYLNPSIFYTIEAYEMDSDPKYIEIKRGLHTAMQRLIPNEDELDAATGELRKYADAVGILGTPPCKRRRNKDQPHEWWITFGGIDAPNLQKFAIKVLSLTCSASPCERNWSTFQNLHSKKRNRITQQKLNDSVFIQYNKKLQRPYLEIQQYNDNDKANDPIFLEERDENDEWLELRNLNDLEVHGDYVTFDDLQEIVSEERGTVGSKGASSSRSKSTYPTNSEYDGYHTDDLMLDTQNGLLGGVGNDELL is encoded by the exons ATGCTTGAATACCCGAATCTATTTTGGACTCCTTGTGGTGCTCATTGTGTCCAGATGATGCTAGAAGAACTTGGTGACAAGCTTATTCGAATCAAGACAGCCGTCATTCTAGGTAAAAGACTTGTTACGTACATTTATGCTCATTTTCAAGTATTGTGCTTGATGAGGGAGTTGACACGTGAAGACTTACATAGGTCTACAAAGACTAGATTTGCAACTCAGTATTACACACTAAAAAGTCTTCAAAAGTATAAAACTCCTTtacaaatggtgtttgtgaatgaTAGGTGGGCAAAaactagattttcaaaagaaactCTTGGAATTAATGCACTTAAAATTGTTACAAGTAGCACATTTTGGGAAGATGTTGATTATGCTTGTAGTGTGCTGAAGCCTTTAGTTAAGGTTGTAAGGTTGGTGGACATCGAGCGCAAACCTACAATGCCTTCTTTTTATGATGCAATGAGGATAGCAAGGAATCAACTAGAGGAGAAattcagtgaagatgatgatacGTGGGGTGTAATTAAGGCTTGCTTTGAGAAACGATGGAAGAATAACTTTAATCATGCTCTACATTGTGCGGCATACTATTTGAATCCTTCCATATTCTACACTATTGAAGCTTATGAAATGGATAGTGatccaaagtacatagaaatcaaaAGGGGACTTCATACAGCAATGCAAAGGCTTATACCcaatgaagatgaacttgatgCTGCTACGGGTGAATTGAGAAAGTATGCTGATGCTGTTGGGATCTTGGGAACTCCGCcttgtaaaagaagaagaaataaggatCAACCTC ATGAATGGTGGATTACATTTGGAGGAATCGATGCGCCAAACCTACAAAAATTTGCAATCAAAGTATTGAGTCTTACTTGTTCTGCTTCCCCATGTGAGCGAAACTGGAGCACATTTCAAAAT TTGCACTCGAAAAAAAGAAATCGTATAACGCAACAGAAATTGAATGATAGTGTTTTTATCCAGTATAATAAGAAATTGCAGCGTCCTTACCTAGAAATCCAACAATATAACGATAATGATAAAGCTAATGATCCTATTTTTCTGGAGGAgcgtgatgaaaatgatgaatggttggaGTTACGAAATTTGAATGACTTGGAGGTTCATGGTGATTATGTAACTTTTGATGATTTGCAAGAGATAGTTAGTGAAGAACGTGGGACTGTTGGTAGTAAAGGTGCCAGTAGTTCTCGAAGTAAGTCTACGTATCCAACTAACTCGGAGTATGATGGATATCATACTGATGACTTGATGTTGGACACTCAAAATGGGCTACTCGGTGGTGTCGGGAATGATGAGTTACTTTAG
- the LOC113359841 gene encoding uncharacterized protein LOC113359841: protein MRGGGITRLKQHITQVKGNVSSCMKATVETINEIRQNDSIKKLKKDHRDNVDAMYRRTQSDEKSDADTDDEDHEVQEVEKDFNVGSSSQVVVQSQSKRKFKSQSSSRGPMDLLMQTDHQKTQQATLDRNCSAKEKLKKDAWKSISAWIIENLISFNIVRCPSFQQMIYAIGEYGKAMLAPSYHQIRTNLFKDQLAETKKFVDTFRIHWKRYGCSIMSDGWTDGKKRHLINFLVNCPKGSVFLKSVDASNRTNDADFIRELVKEVIEDVGKENVVQFITDNGSNFKKAGKI from the coding sequence ATGCGTGGTGGTGGAATTACTAGGCTTAAGCAGCATATCACACAAGTCAAAGGGAATGTTTCATCATGTATGAAAGCAACAGTTGAAACTATAAATGAAATTAGACAAAATGACAGTATAAAGAAGTTAAAGAAAGATCACAGGGATAACGTTGATGCTATGTATCGTCGCACACAATCTGATGAGAAGTCTGAtgctgatactgatgatgaggaccaTGAGGTACAAGAAGTTGAAAAGGATTTTAATGTGGGCAGTAGTAGTCAAGTAGTTGTTCAGAGTCAGAGTAAAAGAAAATTCAAGAGCCAAAGTAGTTCTAGGGGTCCAATGGATTTACTCATGCAGACAGACCACCAGAAAACTCAGCAAGCCACTCTTGACAGAAACTGTTCAGCGAAAGAGAAGTTAAAGAAAGATGCATGGAAAAGCATTTCAGCTTGGATAATTGAGAACCTTATATCTTTTAATATTGTTCGATGTCCAAGTTTCCAACAAATGATCTATGCAATTGGTGAATATGGTAAAGCTATGCTCGCGCCATCTTACCATCAGATTCGCACAAATCTTTTCAAGGACCAGTTagcagaaacaaagaagtttgttGATACATTTAGGATACATTGGAAGAGGTATGGATGTTCTATTATGTCTGATGGTTGGACAGATGGTAAAAAGCGACATCTTATTAACTTTTTGGTGAATTGTCCGAAAGGGTCAGTTTTCTTGAAGTCTGTAGATGCGTCAAACAGAACCAATGATGCTGATTTCATACGTGAGCTTGTAAAGGAGGTAATTGAAGATGTCGGGAAAGAAAATGTGGTTCAATTCATTACTGACAATGGTTCAAATTTTAAAAAGGCTGGGAAGATTTAA